The Priestia koreensis genomic interval ATCCTGCTTTTGTACATCTAAATAAGAAGGCTCTGTAATCATTGCCGAAATAGTTGATGTCCAGTCCCGTTCAAGCCCTCCTGTTACAACCGCTGCCTCGTAAGAATACGTTCCTTTTACGCCGTAATCTTCAATGGACGTGTTTGTGACGTTTGATTTTAAAAGCTGTCCATCACGGTAAATATTGTAGCTTGCTCCAGCAGGAAGCGCTGGTAGCGTAAATGCTGCTTTCCCCGTGCTTACGGCTGCTGACGGTGTGGAAACAGATTGACTATTTTTAAACATGGCTAGACCATATCCAAAATATTGATCTTTTCCCTTTGCTCCTAAATCAAAAGCCGTTGAATCTAACATATCACGAAGCTCTGCACCTGTTTTAAGCGGATACTTCTCTTTATAAAGAGCGAGAACACCTACAACAAACGGAGCCGCCATTGACGTACCTGTCATCCACGTGTAGCCATCACGCTTACCATCCCAATCGACGGATAGCGGAACCGTACTATAGATATCATCTCCGGGTGCCGTTACTTCAACTTTATCGCCATTTGAAGAGCTGGGAACACGTTTGAATTGGCTATTTACAGATGATACAGCAATGACACTGCTGTATCGAGCTGGGAACTGAACCGTATCGCCCTGTCCGGATGCTTTTCCTGTATTTCCTGCTGCTGCCACAACAAGAATGCCATTGTTATAGGCTTTATCAACTGCTCTATGCAGCATTGAATCATCTTCATCAGCTGTTAGGCTTAGGTTAATAACATCCATTTTATTTTGGATCGCCCAGTTAATGCCTGCTAAAATAGACGTTGTTGTTCCTTCCCCTTCGGAATTCAATGATTTTACAGCATAGATCCCTGCATTTGGTGCAACACCGACTATTCCAACAGAGTTATTTTGTGCTGAAATAATTCCAGCTACATGAGTTCCATGGCCTTCGTCATCCTGATAGCCATTTGGACAATAGCGAGTTCCGTAAGCATCCTCGTTAAAGCATGCTCCTCCAGCAACCTTCAGATCAGGGTGGTTACGATCAATACCAGTATCTATAATAGCAATTTTTACACCTTTCCCTGTATATCCGAGGCTTTTTGCTGTTGGCGCCTGCACCGCCTTGTTGGACCATAGCACCTGCTGTGGCGCTGTGCTATACCCTTGTGCTTCGTACGTCTTTTCTTCTGTTACTTCACTGACATTAGAATCAGCCTGCAGGACGGGAACAAGATTTGATGGCACGTTAATAGAAGAAACATGAAGCTCATCAAAATTATGCACGTCCTCTGCTCCTACTTGATTTAGAAGCTTTTGATCAATGTCTCCTTTAAAGGAAACAAGCACGCGCTCTTTTACCGTATCTGCAGAAGATGAGGTAAAAGAAAATGGAGAAACCAAAAGAGTGAAGCTAAGTGCAGCAATGGTCGTCATTTTTTTCATTATGGACATTTCTCCCTATCATTTTACTAAACTACTATTTTCCTCTTTATCTTAATGTAACCAAAAGATAAAAACAATTCTAGATTCTCTACTTAATTAAATATCCCTACGAGAAAAAAGAGAGAGGGTAATTTTACTAAATATACACGTCTCTGGTCGCTAATTCGGTGTATGAAAATAATAAAAAAAAGAGAGCCAAAAGCTCTCTTTTAAAAGATGTTTACTTTTCCTTCTGATGTGGAATAGATCTACGGGCGAACTTTATCGTATAGTGATGATACGTTATAACCGCTCGCTTTATAGTAATCTAAAATTCCTAGCACAATGGCTTCAGCAGCACGTTCTCGCCAAACGCTTGATCCTAGCTTTTTGGCATCCGTCGGGTTATCGATGAACCCTAGCTCTGCTAGACTAGATGGCATTGAATTGTATTTTAACACGTAATAATTAGCCGTTTTGACTTTTCGATCATTCAGCTGCCATTCTGTCAGTAACCGTTTTTGAATGCTTTGTGCTAGCAATTTACTTTTTGTGATGTATGGATTTGTTGCAGTAGCTGCAGCTCCGTAATAATATGTTTCGGTACCGTTTGCTGAGCCGTTAAATTTATTTGCGTGAATGCTAACAAACGCATCTCCGCCGTGACTTTTTGCCAGTACAGGGCGATCTTGCAGAACGATGAACACATCTGTTTCACGGGTCATGTAATAAGAAATTCCCATTCTCTTCAGGATATTGCGAACTTTTAGACCAGTATCTAACACCACGTCTTTTTCACGTAATCCACTACCTAACGCACCCGGATCTGTCCCACCATGACCAGGGTCAATAACAATGGTTTGTCCCGCTAATGGATTTTTAGTCGGCGGTGGCGTTGTAGGTACTTCCGGAACATCGACATCTGTCAGAGTCACATATTGCTTACTCACAAAACCTGTCACAGTCTTTGCTGTATTCGTAACTTGAATCCAATTTCCAACTGCATGTGATACATTAAGCTTTGTGCCTTTTGCAAAAGAGCTAATCGATCCATAGGTTGTAGAAGGTCCTTTTCGAACAAGTAGAGAACTTGCTGTTACTGTACCTTCTTGCGGATAGACAGGCTTGTAGTTAGGGCGAAGCTCATCATTAATTGCGCGCGCAACAAAAACCGCAAAGTCGGCTCGTTTAATAAGTTCTTTGCCACCAAAGTCTCCATTTGCCATTCCTTCTGAAATATGTCGAGACAACAATTCATTGATCGCTGCATCTGTTGTCGTTGCATGATAGCCAAATGCCTTGCTAATAAATAGGGCCATTTCTCCTCGCGTTACGTGCTGACCAGGCTTAAAGTAGCCGCCGCTATATCCATTTGCAAATCCTTTTTCAAAGGCAGATTGGATATAACCTGATGCAAAGCTTGTTGAGGGAACGTCCACGAAACGAGTTTCTCTTTGCGTGCCGTTTAACCCAACAGCTCGTCCAATAATGGAAACTGCTTCTGCTCTTGTAATGTCGCTGTTTGGATGAAAAGATCCATTAGACCCTGTAATAATATTTCCCTCTGCTAAATAATAAATTTCTTTTGCAGCTCGGTAACTGCTACTCACATCGCTGAACGTTGTGGCGGCCTTTACTGGGATCGTAAAAGCACTAATCAATAAAACCAAGATGGCCAAGACAATGGTGCTTTTGTTCTTCAATTCTTCCTCTCCTTTCAGAATACAACTGCCATAATCTAGTATATATTAAACAATGAAACTATTAACATATAATAGAATCATTAGTAACTTCGACTAATTATAGAAATTCTTAATAATATTCGAGGTAATTAGTCCCTTTTTAGGGATAAACAGAAAAAATAGTTCTAATAGCTCATAAAAATATAGCAATTTGCACTAATTCCTATCCCCACAAAAAAATTATGCGCTCGAATGCATCATAAAAAAACGGGTAGAACCGAACTATTTTGGTTCGGTTCTACCCATTTACTGATTTCGTACCAATTCTTTTATGTATGCTAAAAGTGGTTCTCTTAATTCTTCTCGTCGAAGGGCATAATCAAGGTTAGCCTTTAAAAAGCCTATTTTATCTCCTACGTCATATCGATTCCCTTCAAAAAGATAGCCTACCATTTCGTGCTGCTCGCTTAACTGAGACAGCGCATCCGTAAGCTGAATTTCTCCTCCAGCCCCAGGAGCCAACGATGCTAAAACATTAAAGATATTAGGGGTCAAAATATATCGGCCCATAATGGCGAGATTAGAAGGCGCTTCTTGAACGCTTGGCTTCTCTACTAGTGATCGAATTGGTATAACTGTTTGACCACTTTCATACTCTCGTGGATGAAGAATTCCATATTTGCTTACGTCTCCCTCTGGTACAGCCTGTACGCCGATCACAGGGCATTCATATGTTTGGTACACATCCATTAACTGTGACAGTACGGGTACATCTGAATCGATTATATCGTCCCCAAGCAATACCGCAAATGGCTCATCTCCAACAAACGTTTTTGCACGGTGAATTGCATCTCCCAGGCCCTTAGGCTCTCTTTGGCGTATATAATGAATATTGGCTAAGTTTGAAATACGCTGAATACCTTCTAACATGTCCCACTTTTCACGCTTACTAAGCTCTTCTTCAAGCTCATAGGATTTATCAAAATGATCTTCAATTGCTCGCTTTCCACGTCCGCTTATAATCATAATGTCTTCGATTCCAGATCTCACAGCCTCTTCAACAATATACTGAATTGTTGGCTTATCAACGATCGGAAGCATCTCTTTTGGCTGGGCTTTTGTAGCTGGTAAAAATCGGGTGCCTAGTCCTGCTGCTGGTATAATGGCTTTACGTATGTTCACTATGCTGTCCCCCCTCATCTCTATTATAGAAAAATTATATGCTATTCATCGACTTTTAATAGGCACTTTTTACACTTTGACGTGACATCCACTTTAAAGTTTACCTTTTACCTGACATCTTGTTAACATCTTCTTAATTCAGACGATATGTATAAAAAGCTGGGAGCACCACTTCTTTGTCACTCCCTACAAAACCGCAATAAATCTACAAAATAAGACAAAATAACTAAAAAAAATTCACGAAACGTGTTCAAGAAGATCATACATAGATCTTTAGAATGTATAATTGAACATATAATTCCAACAAACTATTTACTTTCACCATTTAATTGTCATATTATAGTAAAGTAATAAGAAAAAAGTAGAATAACTAAATAGTATACTATTGTCACACTTACATATATTTGAAAATTCTGAATTCAGGAGGATGAATATGAAAAAGAAAGTCTTATCAATGACTGCTTTTGCAGCAATCGGAAGCGCATTTCTATTCCACTCGCACGCTTCAGCAGATGAAATTAAGGTACAATCTGGTGATTCTCTATGGGGATTATCAAAAAAGTACAATTTAACGACCACTGAATTAAAATCACTCAATAAGCTAACCTCTGACACAATTCGTATTGGACAAACCCTATACATTCCAGGTAAAAATGCGCCTGTGTCTTCACCGGCCAAGCCTACGTCAAACAAACCATCCGCCTCAGCTATTGTCTCTACTTATAAGGTAGAGAGCGGAGATAGTCTTTGGAAAATTTCCACTAAATTTAAGCTGTCTATAACAGACTTGAAAAGGCTAAATAATTTGGATAGTGATCAAATTTATGCTGGGCAAACATTAAAAGTGTCTCGTACAAGCAATACACCTACAGCACCTGTTGAAACAAAGCCTGCTCCTAGCACACCAAGTACAGGTAACCAAGCAACTAATACATATACCGTAAAAGGTGGAGATAGCTTATCGAAAATCTCACGCTTATTTAATGTATCAGTCGCAAATCTGAAAGCATGGAACAACTTAACATCAGATGCTATTTTCGTTAATCAAGTGCTAACTCTTCATAAAGCAAGTAGCGCTAGTGATTCACCGTCTGCTCCGGTAAGTGATAACGGCATTGACGTTTCGAAAATGATTAGTGATGCGAAAACGTTAATGGGAATTCCATATAAATGGGGCGGTAACACAACGTCTGGATTCGACTGCAGCGGAATGATCAATTACGTATTAAATAAGCAAATTTCTGTTAAGCGTCTTACAACGGCAGATTACTGGAGAATG includes:
- a CDS encoding S8 family serine peptidase, whose translation is MKKMTTIAALSFTLLVSPFSFTSSSADTVKERVLVSFKGDIDQKLLNQVGAEDVHNFDELHVSSINVPSNLVPVLQADSNVSEVTEEKTYEAQGYSTAPQQVLWSNKAVQAPTAKSLGYTGKGVKIAIIDTGIDRNHPDLKVAGGACFNEDAYGTRYCPNGYQDDEGHGTHVAGIISAQNNSVGIVGVAPNAGIYAVKSLNSEGEGTTTSILAGINWAIQNKMDVINLSLTADEDDSMLHRAVDKAYNNGILVVAAAGNTGKASGQGDTVQFPARYSSVIAVSSVNSQFKRVPSSSNGDKVEVTAPGDDIYSTVPLSVDWDGKRDGYTWMTGTSMAAPFVVGVLALYKEKYPLKTGAELRDMLDSTAFDLGAKGKDQYFGYGLAMFKNSQSVSTPSAAVSTGKAAFTLPALPAGASYNIYRDGQLLKSNVTNTSIEDYGVKGTYSYEAAVVTGGLERDWTSTISAMITEPSYLDVQKQDRFASSIGYLSHYHIVSGFQDGRFGVQLYLKRSEAVVMAARAIGLDGTPRATKFSDVPKTSFGSGYIQSAAEKGIISGFGDGTFQPQQLVTRAEMAILLARAYDLKYMTTSSYKDVSSSMAAASSIKKLAYYRITEGYPDRTFRPYNQIIRGDFAIFLANAEKLGK
- a CDS encoding N-acetylmuramoyl-L-alanine amidase; protein product: MKNKSTIVLAILVLLISAFTIPVKAATTFSDVSSSYRAAKEIYYLAEGNIITGSNGSFHPNSDITRAEAVSIIGRAVGLNGTQRETRFVDVPSTSFASGYIQSAFEKGFANGYSGGYFKPGQHVTRGEMALFISKAFGYHATTTDAAINELLSRHISEGMANGDFGGKELIKRADFAVFVARAINDELRPNYKPVYPQEGTVTASSLLVRKGPSTTYGSISSFAKGTKLNVSHAVGNWIQVTNTAKTVTGFVSKQYVTLTDVDVPEVPTTPPPTKNPLAGQTIVIDPGHGGTDPGALGSGLREKDVVLDTGLKVRNILKRMGISYYMTRETDVFIVLQDRPVLAKSHGGDAFVSIHANKFNGSANGTETYYYGAAATATNPYITKSKLLAQSIQKRLLTEWQLNDRKVKTANYYVLKYNSMPSSLAELGFIDNPTDAKKLGSSVWRERAAEAIVLGILDYYKASGYNVSSLYDKVRP
- the galU gene encoding UTP--glucose-1-phosphate uridylyltransferase GalU — encoded protein: MNIRKAIIPAAGLGTRFLPATKAQPKEMLPIVDKPTIQYIVEEAVRSGIEDIMIISGRGKRAIEDHFDKSYELEEELSKREKWDMLEGIQRISNLANIHYIRQREPKGLGDAIHRAKTFVGDEPFAVLLGDDIIDSDVPVLSQLMDVYQTYECPVIGVQAVPEGDVSKYGILHPREYESGQTVIPIRSLVEKPSVQEAPSNLAIMGRYILTPNIFNVLASLAPGAGGEIQLTDALSQLSEQHEMVGYLFEGNRYDVGDKIGFLKANLDYALRREELREPLLAYIKELVRNQ
- a CDS encoding LysM peptidoglycan-binding domain-containing protein, yielding MKKKVLSMTAFAAIGSAFLFHSHASADEIKVQSGDSLWGLSKKYNLTTTELKSLNKLTSDTIRIGQTLYIPGKNAPVSSPAKPTSNKPSASAIVSTYKVESGDSLWKISTKFKLSITDLKRLNNLDSDQIYAGQTLKVSRTSNTPTAPVETKPAPSTPSTGNQATNTYTVKGGDSLSKISRLFNVSVANLKAWNNLTSDAIFVNQVLTLHKASSASDSPSAPVSDNGIDVSKMISDAKTLMGIPYKWGGNTTSGFDCSGMINYVLNKQISVKRLTTADYWRMSTSVSDPQPGDLVFFTTYKAGPSHLGIYLGNRQFLHAGSSTGVTISSLDNSYWAPRYLGAKHFNNN